GGGCGGTGTCCATGGCGTCGGCCACGCCAAGACCGTAGGACCAGAGCTCGTGGCGGTACGCCATGGTGGCGTCCCAGTCCAGGCGGGCCGGGGCCCCGGGGGTGTTGTCAGCGAGGACCTCGGGGATGACGTGGGCCGCGGCGTAGGCGCGCCGGGCAGTGAGCGGGGCGGTGGGGCGGGCCCAGGGCGTGGCGCCCTGGAGGCGGTACTCCCTGGTGCCGCCGTCCTCGGAGGGAAGGATAAGGGAAGTCATCAGAGCGTGATCTCCGGGATGTCGATGGTGCGGCGTTCGTCATTGGAGCGAAGGCCAAGTTCGGCGAGCTGGACGCCGCGGGCGGCGGACAACAGGCCGAAGCGGTGTTCCCTGCCGGCCACAACGTCGCGGAGGAACTCTTCCCACTGCAGCTTGAAGCCGTTGTCCAGTTCGGCGTTGGCGGGAACTTCCTGCCATTGGTCGCGGAAGGATTCGGTGACGGGCAGGTCCGGGTTCCACACGGGCTTGGGGGTGTGGGCCCGCTGCTGGGCGACGCACTTGTTCAGGCTTACCACAGCGGAACCGTGGGTGCCGTCCACCTGGAATTCCACAAGTTCGTCGCGGTAGACGCGCACTGCCCAGGAGGAGTTGATCTGGCCAACCACCTGGTCGCCGCCCGGGGTCTCGAGTTCGAAGATGCCGTAGGAGGCGTCATCGGCGGTGGCCTTGTACTCGTTGCCTGCCTCGTCCCAGCGGGCGGGGATGTGGGTGGAGGTCTTGGCGTTGACGCTCTTGACCTGGCCGATGATGCCCTCCAGGACGTAGTTCCAGTGGCAGAACATGTCCGTGGTCATTCCGCCGCCGTCTTCCTTGCGGTAGTTCCAGGACGGGCGCTGCGCGGCCTGGATGTCGCCTTCGAATACCCAGTAGCCGAACTCGCCGCGGATGGAGAGGATGCGGCCGAAGAAGCCCTCGTCCACCAGGCGGCGGAGTTTGACCAGGCCAGGGAGGTAGAGCTTGTCGTGGACGACGCCGGCAGTGACGCCCGCCTCCTTGCCGATGCGGGCCAGCTCGATGGCTTCTTCGAGGGTCTCGGCCGTGGGCTTCTCGGTGAAGATGTGCTTGCCGGTCAGCATCGCCTTCTTCAGGGTGGCGGCGCGCAGGCTGGTCATGGAGGCGTCAAAGATGACGTCCACCGTGGGGTCGTTGATCACGGCGTCCAGGTCCGTGGTCCACTCGGACACCTTGTGCTTTTCCGCCAGTTCCCGGATTTTGGCCTCGTTGCGGCCCACCAGGATGGGTTCAACCTGGACCCGGGTGCCGTCCGGGAGGGTGAAGCCGCCTGCATCGCGAATCGGCAGGATGGAGCGCAGCAGGTGCTGGCGGTAGCCCATCCGGCCGGTGATGCCGTTCATGGCGATGCGGATTGTCTTTGTTTCGAAGCCCATGTGTCCTCCACGGTGAGTGAGCAAGGTAGTCAAACTGATTGGGAAAGCGCATTCCCACTGCTTCCATGATGCACGGCGCGCTTCCCCTTGGCAAGCGCTTTCCGGAAGTAGTTTGAACTGCCATAATGTGCTTTAGCCTTCGAGCCCGTACAAGACCAGGAGATGCAGTGGCTGCAAGTACCCTTACCGAGGTGGCCCGCCTTGCCGGCGTTTCCCCCGCCACGGCCTCCCGCGTGCTGAACGGATCCGCCCGCAAGCCGGGGAAGGACATTGCCGACCGGGTCCGGCAGGCGGCTGAGTCGCTTGGCTACATCCCCAACGCCCAGGCGCAGGGCCTGGCGAAATCCAGTTCCGGCCTGATCGGCCTGATCGTCCATGACATTGCCGATCCCTACTTCGCGGCCATTGCCAGGGGCGTGCAGGAAGCCGCCCGGGAACAGCGGAAGATGGTGCTCCTTGCCACCACCGGCGGCGGCCCCGCGGAGGAAAAGGAAGCGGTGGCTGCGTTCGCGGCCCGCCGCGCAGATTCGATCGTGATCGCCGGTTCCCGCTCGTGCCGCGACGAGGACAAGGACGGCAACAGCGAGCTGGCAGCCGAACTGGACCGGTATTGCCGCAACGGCGGGCAGGTGGCCGTGGTGGGCCATCCCGTCGTGGGTGCAACTGCTCCGGAGGGGTACCACGTGGTGAAAGTGCCCAACCAGGAGCTGGCCGGCCGGCTGGCCACCGAACTTGCGGGCAGCTGGGACGGGGACTTCGTCATTGTCGGCGGTCCCGAAGGGCTCCTGACCTCCGATGACCGGGTCCGCGGTTTCCAGGAGGGACTGGAACGGGCCGGGCGCCGGCCGGCGGAAGTGCTCCGCAGCGCGTTCAACCGGTCCGGAGGATATGACGCCGGGCTTGAACTGGCTGCCCGGATCAAGGCAGCCCGGACCAACGCGCGCCCGTCCGGGGAAGGGGGCCCGACCGGTGACGGGGGCGGCGCAGCCAAACTGTGCATTTTCGCCGTCAACGATGTGATGGCCATCGGGGC
This region of Arthrobacter sp. DNA4 genomic DNA includes:
- a CDS encoding Gfo/Idh/MocA family protein, which gives rise to MGFETKTIRIAMNGITGRMGYRQHLLRSILPIRDAGGFTLPDGTRVQVEPILVGRNEAKIRELAEKHKVSEWTTDLDAVINDPTVDVIFDASMTSLRAATLKKAMLTGKHIFTEKPTAETLEEAIELARIGKEAGVTAGVVHDKLYLPGLVKLRRLVDEGFFGRILSIRGEFGYWVFEGDIQAAQRPSWNYRKEDGGGMTTDMFCHWNYVLEGIIGQVKSVNAKTSTHIPARWDEAGNEYKATADDASYGIFELETPGGDQVVGQINSSWAVRVYRDELVEFQVDGTHGSAVVSLNKCVAQQRAHTPKPVWNPDLPVTESFRDQWQEVPANAELDNGFKLQWEEFLRDVVAGREHRFGLLSAARGVQLAELGLRSNDERRTIDIPEITL
- a CDS encoding LacI family DNA-binding transcriptional regulator; this encodes MAASTLTEVARLAGVSPATASRVLNGSARKPGKDIADRVRQAAESLGYIPNAQAQGLAKSSSGLIGLIVHDIADPYFAAIARGVQEAAREQRKMVLLATTGGGPAEEKEAVAAFAARRADSIVIAGSRSCRDEDKDGNSELAAELDRYCRNGGQVAVVGHPVVGATAPEGYHVVKVPNQELAGRLATELAGSWDGDFVIVGGPEGLLTSDDRVRGFQEGLERAGRRPAEVLRSAFNRSGGYDAGLELAARIKAARTNARPSGEGGPTGDGGGAAKLCIFAVNDVMAIGAAAALRSEGLRIPRDAAIAGFDDIETLRDFRPALSTVRLPLEDIGRLATRATQRRLAGDDGDGAEDASPGDITGEVTLRRSTEAAA